The proteins below come from a single Streptomyces sp. MRC013 genomic window:
- a CDS encoding STAS domain-containing protein: protein MTTSPDDSLRLTVTAGGREPCVALAGDLDYDTADDLMRTVREQLAAHPAPDALRLDCGRLAFCDSTGLATLLMVHRLTTGTGTALHLHDRPAFLDRLLRQTGTLDHLVRPDRADDQEAEAHTGPPRQP, encoded by the coding sequence ATGACCACCTCGCCCGACGACTCCCTCCGGCTCACCGTCACCGCCGGCGGTCGCGAGCCGTGCGTCGCCCTGGCCGGCGACCTCGACTACGACACCGCCGACGACCTGATGCGCACCGTGCGGGAGCAGCTGGCCGCGCACCCCGCTCCCGACGCCCTGCGTCTGGACTGCGGTCGGCTCGCCTTCTGCGACTCCACGGGCCTGGCCACCCTGCTGATGGTCCACCGCCTCACCACCGGCACCGGCACCGCCCTCCACCTCCACGACCGCCCGGCCTTCCTCGACCGGCTGCTGCGGCAGACCGGCACCCTCGACCACCTGGTCCGTCCGGACCGCGCCGACGACCAGGAGGCGGAGGCGCACACCGGCCCGCCTAGGCAGCCCTGA
- a CDS encoding DUF6003 family protein, producing the protein MTDDAYLFLLDDPATQLGVPPASVGELACMETPAVRAWLDAQGVAATSPRLRLVAPEETAAIPERAERLPVPLGDEELSRLRRHGAPGALADVEEQLLAYRKYTDGRDALLGRAIAAGVSLERIVELTGEDPATVAAAVR; encoded by the coding sequence GTGACCGACGACGCCTACCTGTTCCTGCTGGACGACCCGGCGACGCAGCTCGGCGTGCCGCCGGCCTCCGTCGGCGAACTCGCGTGCATGGAGACCCCCGCCGTGCGGGCGTGGCTCGACGCGCAGGGCGTCGCGGCGACGTCCCCGCGGCTTCGGCTGGTGGCTCCGGAGGAGACGGCGGCCATCCCGGAGCGGGCGGAGCGGCTTCCGGTGCCCCTGGGCGACGAGGAGCTGAGCCGGCTGCGGCGCCACGGCGCCCCGGGGGCGCTCGCCGACGTCGAGGAACAGCTCCTGGCCTACCGGAAGTACACCGACGGCCGCGACGCCCTCCTCGGCCGGGCGATCGCGGCCGGCGTGTCCCTGGAGCGCATCGTGGAACTGACCGGCGAGGATCCCGCGACCGTGGCGGCCGCCGTCCGGTAG
- a CDS encoding SRPBCC family protein: MSQVEESITVDVPVRTAYNQWTQFETFPEFMDGVERIEQITDTLTRWTTKVDGAERTFDAEITEQIPDERVAWTTVGGDVKQAGVVTFHRIDDTTTKVMLQMDFDPDGAVETVGDKLGFVRRQVAGDLKRFKSFIESRGAETGAWRGQV, encoded by the coding sequence ATGTCGCAGGTCGAGGAATCCATCACGGTCGACGTCCCGGTCCGCACCGCGTACAACCAGTGGACCCAGTTCGAGACCTTCCCCGAGTTCATGGACGGCGTGGAGCGGATCGAGCAGATCACCGACACCCTCACCCGCTGGACCACCAAGGTGGACGGGGCGGAGAGGACGTTCGACGCCGAGATCACCGAGCAGATCCCCGACGAGCGGGTGGCCTGGACGACCGTGGGCGGCGATGTGAAGCAGGCCGGCGTCGTCACCTTCCACCGCATCGACGACACCACCACCAAGGTCATGCTCCAGATGGACTTCGACCCCGACGGCGCCGTGGAGACCGTCGGCGACAAGCTCGGCTTCGTCAGGCGGCAGGTCGCCGGCGACCTGAAGCGGTTCAAGTCCTTCATCGAGAGCCGGGGCGCCGAGACCGGCGCGTGGCGCGGCCAGGTCTGA
- a CDS encoding DNA-binding protein, producing MDRSELAEATARKTAERGGQVSADDVERVLEALFGTVADAGALAQGLRRDRTVTLMGFGSFHLEGGTAVLRPGQALNEYLKGEVG from the coding sequence GTGGACAGGTCAGAACTGGCGGAGGCAACGGCCCGGAAGACGGCGGAGCGCGGCGGCCAGGTCTCGGCCGACGACGTCGAGCGGGTGCTGGAGGCCCTGTTCGGCACGGTGGCGGACGCCGGGGCCCTGGCCCAGGGGCTCCGGCGGGACCGGACCGTCACCCTCATGGGTTTCGGCAGTTTCCACCTCGAGGGCGGTACGGCGGTCCTGCGGCCGGGGCAGGCGCTGAACGAATACCTCAAGGGCGAGGTCGGCTGA
- a CDS encoding alpha/beta hydrolase encodes MEQTRHTGLFTRRFGPSPHEGVPAVVLVHGLGLSGRYFVPLARRLAAGGASVLVPDLPGNARSRAAVRRAPDIGATADAMARWHRRLSLPSCLFVGNSVGCQVIAAFAARHPRLVHGTVLIGPALDPDVPAWCQVGRLLADAPREPLSLLAVATADYLLTGPLRFAASFRHALRDAAGPFEDNLARIRVPTLVVRGAGDPVASGAWVRRVARKVVDGRIAEVGGAAHAAHYSAPDTMAALIRAFTPKGHGVRP; translated from the coding sequence ATGGAACAGACAAGGCACACCGGCCTCTTCACCCGCCGGTTCGGTCCCTCGCCGCACGAGGGCGTGCCGGCCGTGGTGCTGGTGCACGGCCTCGGGCTCTCGGGGCGGTACTTCGTGCCGCTCGCACGGCGGTTGGCGGCGGGCGGTGCGAGCGTGCTCGTACCGGACCTGCCGGGCAACGCGCGGTCGCGGGCCGCCGTGCGCCGTGCGCCGGACATCGGGGCGACCGCCGACGCGATGGCCCGCTGGCACCGGCGGCTCTCCCTGCCCTCCTGCCTGTTCGTGGGCAACTCGGTCGGCTGCCAGGTCATCGCGGCCTTCGCCGCCCGCCACCCCCGTCTGGTGCACGGGACGGTGCTGATCGGGCCGGCGCTCGACCCGGACGTGCCCGCCTGGTGCCAGGTGGGGCGGCTCCTCGCGGACGCGCCCCGGGAACCGCTCTCCCTGCTCGCGGTGGCGACGGCCGACTACCTGCTGACCGGTCCGCTCCGCTTCGCCGCGTCCTTCCGCCACGCCCTGCGGGACGCGGCCGGGCCGTTCGAGGACAACCTGGCCCGGATCAGGGTGCCGACGCTGGTCGTCCGCGGAGCGGGCGACCCCGTCGCGTCCGGCGCCTGGGTGCGGAGGGTGGCGCGGAAGGTCGTGGACGGGCGGATCGCCGAGGTCGGGGGCGCCGCGCACGCGGCCCACTACAGCGCGCCGGACACCATGGCCGCGTTGATCAGGGCGTTCACCCCGAAAGGGCACGGTGTGAGGCCGTGA
- a CDS encoding serine/threonine protein kinase, producing the protein MKVRPWSTPPDWRLTAHVVAGRYRLDELLGHGGTAEVYQGLDLRLRRPVAVKVFRPDGDGQPEERFADEGRLLAQLQHPGLVTVYDSGQEDGRPYLVMQLVEGTTLRRRIAAGPLDPAEVRRIGAALTSALAHVHAAHVVHRDVKPSNILLDGSGAPYLTDFGISRLLDSTTRTAAGALVGTAAYVAPEQVLGRGAGPAADVYGLGLVLLECLKGEVEYPGVPLEAAVARLHRPPVVPPDLPGDLAELVAAMTASDEDDRPDAAACSRALAAVPPDAPSAVPSPHGDGTAEGGGSGGSGEGTGDVTLRPFPVTTLAGGGRRGGAGTGGRPDARRPATPAGPRLRTDRAVLAAGAVLTVLAVTLTGSIGGQPTEAEGAASRPARQATAEPAPSPEPLPGPSPSPTAQAPAPEPSAASRATAGSSGKDRPAVGDRRAPASATRPRADPGRPYDAGGRGERDGQGERNGRDAGGPGREAAEPPPGEGRPSEGKRKG; encoded by the coding sequence ATGAAGGTCCGCCCGTGGTCGACCCCACCGGACTGGCGGCTCACGGCCCACGTGGTCGCCGGCCGCTACCGCCTCGACGAACTGCTCGGACACGGGGGAACGGCCGAGGTGTACCAAGGGCTGGACCTGCGGCTGCGGCGGCCGGTGGCGGTCAAGGTCTTCCGTCCCGACGGCGACGGCCAACCGGAGGAGCGTTTCGCCGACGAAGGCCGTCTGCTGGCCCAGCTCCAGCACCCCGGTCTGGTGACCGTGTACGACTCGGGCCAGGAGGACGGCCGGCCCTATCTGGTGATGCAGCTCGTCGAGGGGACGACGCTGCGCCGGCGCATCGCCGCGGGCCCCCTGGATCCCGCCGAGGTCCGCCGCATCGGGGCCGCGCTGACCTCGGCGCTGGCACACGTGCACGCGGCTCACGTCGTCCACCGCGACGTCAAGCCCTCCAACATCCTCCTGGACGGGTCGGGCGCCCCGTACCTGACCGACTTCGGCATCTCCCGGCTGCTCGACTCCACCACCCGCACCGCCGCCGGCGCGCTGGTGGGGACCGCGGCGTACGTGGCGCCCGAGCAGGTGCTCGGGCGCGGGGCCGGTCCGGCCGCGGACGTCTACGGCCTGGGCCTGGTCCTCCTGGAGTGCCTGAAGGGCGAGGTGGAGTACCCGGGCGTCCCCCTGGAGGCCGCCGTCGCGCGGCTGCACCGGCCCCCGGTCGTCCCGCCGGACCTGCCGGGCGACCTCGCCGAACTGGTGGCGGCCATGACGGCGTCGGACGAGGACGACCGGCCGGACGCCGCCGCCTGTTCGCGGGCGCTGGCCGCCGTACCGCCGGACGCGCCCTCCGCGGTCCCGTCCCCCCACGGGGACGGGACCGCGGAGGGCGGGGGGAGCGGGGGGAGCGGGGAGGGGACGGGGGACGTCACGCTGCGGCCGTTCCCCGTGACCACCCTCGCCGGCGGCGGCCGGAGGGGCGGGGCGGGGACCGGCGGAAGGCCGGACGCCCGCCGTCCCGCCACCCCCGCAGGCCCCCGGCTCCGCACCGACCGCGCCGTGCTGGCGGCCGGCGCGGTGCTGACCGTTCTCGCGGTCACGCTCACCGGTTCGATCGGTGGCCAGCCCACCGAGGCGGAGGGGGCGGCCTCCCGGCCGGCGCGCCAGGCCACGGCGGAGCCGGCGCCCTCCCCGGAGCCTCTCCCCGGCCCCTCCCCCTCGCCCACCGCGCAGGCCCCCGCCCCCGAGCCGTCCGCGGCTTCCCGCGCCACCGCGGGATCGTCCGGGAAGGACCGTCCGGCCGTCGGTGACCGGCGGGCCCCCGCCTCCGCCACCCGGCCCCGGGCGGACCCCGGCCGCCCGTACGACGCGGGCGGCCGGGGCGAACGGGACGGCCAGGGGGAGCGGAACGGCCGGGACGCCGGGGGGCCGGGGCGTGAGGCGGCCGAACCGCCGCCGGGTGAGGGAAGGCCTTCCGAGGGGAAGCGGAAGGGCTGA
- a CDS encoding ATP-binding protein has product MNTPRASWRNTTHDWASGVDFDHLAGVRRDPAAFAPGGVRHLILEVVAYAADEAESNGGGRCTVTLHPDGSVSVADDGRGTDTRLDEHGRIVRKPIMASKDLRFFDHPDARSLPDGRPRRGMSVVAALSEWLLHTNRRRDGAWTQRYEHGVPVTGLEPVAGDGTTGTVVRFRPAEPVRAAGTPTGDELVRYATSWRHLSVEVDDRRAG; this is encoded by the coding sequence GTGAACACCCCGAGGGCATCGTGGCGCAACACCACGCACGACTGGGCGAGCGGGGTGGACTTCGACCACCTCGCCGGTGTCCGCCGGGATCCGGCCGCGTTCGCCCCCGGCGGGGTCCGGCACCTGATCCTCGAAGTCGTCGCCTACGCGGCCGACGAGGCGGAGTCCAACGGCGGCGGACGCTGCACCGTCACGCTCCACCCCGACGGTTCGGTGTCCGTGGCCGACGACGGGCGGGGGACCGACACCCGCCTCGACGAGCACGGCCGGATCGTGCGGAAGCCGATCATGGCGTCGAAGGACCTCCGGTTCTTCGACCACCCCGACGCGCGGTCGCTCCCCGACGGCCGCCCGCGCCGGGGCATGTCCGTCGTCGCGGCGCTCAGCGAGTGGCTCCTCCACACCAACCGCCGCCGGGACGGGGCCTGGACCCAGCGGTACGAGCACGGCGTCCCCGTGACCGGCCTGGAACCTGTCGCCGGCGACGGCACGACCGGGACGGTCGTCCGCTTCCGCCCGGCCGAACCCGTGCGTGCGGCGGGCACGCCGACGGGGGACGAGCTCGTCCGGTACGCCACGTCCTGGCGGCACCTGTCCGTCGAGGTCGACGACCGGCGTGCCGGCTGA
- the wrbA gene encoding NAD(P)H:quinone oxidoreductase — protein sequence MGVRVAVVYYSATGNVHALAEAVAEGAEGAGAEVRLRRVAELAPDKAIDGNPAWRAHVDATKDRVAEATLEDLEWATAYAFGTPTRYGNVTAQLKQFIDLTGGQWQAGVFHNKPVTSFTSAMNRHGGQESTILSLNNVFYHWGCVIVPPGYTDPLLFAAGGNPYGTSWPSGGGEGPDGATLEAARYQGRHLADIAGRLQG from the coding sequence ATGGGTGTTCGAGTCGCTGTCGTCTACTACAGCGCCACGGGAAACGTACACGCGCTCGCCGAGGCCGTGGCCGAGGGAGCCGAGGGCGCGGGTGCCGAAGTCAGGCTGCGGCGGGTGGCCGAACTCGCGCCCGACAAGGCCATCGACGGCAACCCCGCCTGGCGGGCGCACGTGGACGCCACGAAGGACCGGGTGGCCGAGGCGACGCTCGAGGATCTCGAGTGGGCCACCGCCTACGCCTTCGGCACACCCACGCGCTACGGCAACGTCACCGCCCAGCTCAAGCAGTTCATCGACCTCACCGGTGGGCAGTGGCAGGCCGGCGTGTTCCACAACAAGCCCGTGACCAGCTTCACCTCGGCGATGAACCGGCACGGCGGCCAGGAGTCGACGATCCTCTCCCTGAACAACGTGTTCTACCACTGGGGCTGCGTCATCGTCCCGCCCGGCTACACCGACCCCCTGCTCTTCGCCGCCGGCGGCAACCCCTACGGCACCAGCTGGCCCAGCGGCGGCGGCGAGGGGCCGGACGGGGCGACCCTCGAAGCGGCGCGCTACCAGGGCCGCCATCTGGCGGACATCGCGGGCCGCCTGCAGGGCTGA
- a CDS encoding DUF393 domain-containing protein, with protein MRTRPVLVYDGDCGFCSTSVRFAERYVRPRCTATPWQFADLEELGVTRRRAEHEVLWVTPAGTVYGGSRAVAKLLLGSPGGWPVLGAVLTLPLVRWAAHGVYRLVADNRHRMPGGTAACALPARRGTDG; from the coding sequence ATGCGGACTCGGCCCGTGCTCGTCTACGACGGAGACTGCGGTTTCTGCAGCACCTCGGTGAGGTTCGCCGAGCGGTACGTCCGCCCCCGCTGCACGGCGACGCCGTGGCAGTTCGCGGACCTGGAGGAGCTCGGCGTGACACGGCGGCGCGCCGAGCACGAGGTCCTGTGGGTCACCCCGGCCGGGACGGTGTACGGCGGATCCCGGGCCGTCGCCAAACTCCTTCTGGGCTCACCCGGGGGATGGCCGGTCCTGGGGGCGGTGCTGACCCTGCCCCTCGTACGGTGGGCCGCCCACGGCGTCTACCGGCTCGTCGCCGACAACCGCCACCGGATGCCGGGCGGCACGGCGGCGTGCGCGCTGCCGGCCCGGCGCGGCACGGACGGGTAG
- a CDS encoding TauD/TfdA family dioxygenase, which translates to MSQTVEFTRITVRQVAGRIGAEISGVDLREELDDATVAEIRRAVLTHRVVFFRGQDIGHARHVAFGRRFGALTRREGGKHGVHPEGHPEILTVDPKADTERYGADFEEHYRRKWTSPLAGWHSDLTQYVNPPDMSILRAEKTPAFGGDTQWTNTVAAYEGLSAPLREFVGRLTAEHAFFTAVNLRHSDERDRAILRIYCEDPQVAVHPVVRVHPETGEKALFVSPGSTTRVTGFTELESRHLLELLFQHLTSAEYTVRFRWEPGSIAFWDNRSTCHFAPTDFAHLDVDRVMHRVTVLGEPAKGPDGFVSQAVEGEPMRAW; encoded by the coding sequence GTGTCCCAGACCGTGGAGTTCACCCGTATCACCGTCCGGCAGGTCGCCGGCCGCATCGGAGCCGAGATCTCCGGTGTCGACCTGCGCGAGGAGCTCGACGACGCCACCGTGGCCGAGATCCGCCGGGCCGTCCTCACCCACCGCGTGGTCTTCTTCCGCGGCCAGGACATCGGCCACGCCCGGCACGTGGCCTTCGGCCGCCGCTTCGGCGCCCTCACCCGGCGCGAGGGCGGCAAGCACGGCGTCCACCCCGAGGGCCACCCGGAGATCCTCACCGTCGACCCGAAGGCCGACACCGAGCGCTACGGCGCCGACTTCGAGGAGCACTACCGCCGCAAGTGGACCTCTCCGCTCGCCGGCTGGCACAGCGACCTCACCCAGTACGTCAACCCGCCCGACATGTCCATCCTCCGCGCCGAGAAGACCCCGGCCTTCGGCGGCGACACCCAGTGGACCAACACGGTCGCGGCCTACGAGGGGCTCTCCGCCCCGCTGCGCGAGTTCGTGGGCCGGCTGACCGCCGAGCACGCCTTCTTCACCGCGGTCAACCTGCGCCACTCCGACGAACGCGACCGCGCGATCCTCAGGATCTACTGCGAGGACCCGCAGGTCGCCGTCCACCCGGTCGTCCGCGTCCACCCCGAGACCGGGGAGAAGGCCCTCTTCGTCAGCCCCGGCTCGACCACCCGCGTCACCGGGTTCACCGAGCTCGAGAGCCGCCACCTCCTGGAGCTGCTCTTCCAGCACCTGACGAGCGCCGAGTACACCGTCCGCTTCCGCTGGGAGCCCGGGAGCATCGCCTTCTGGGACAACCGCAGCACCTGCCACTTCGCCCCCACCGACTTCGCGCACCTGGACGTCGACCGCGTCATGCACCGCGTGACGGTCCTGGGCGAGCCGGCGAAGGGCCCGGACGGGTTCGTCTCGCAGGCGGTGGAGGGGGAGCCGATGCGGGCCTGGTAG
- a CDS encoding AEC family transporter, which translates to MGAVEALEKLAPVVLAFGCGVLLARRKVVPAESSKVFADYAFLFAVPCFLFGNIYRSDLAALFDWRAIAGYAAAAVLAVVAVGALARAFGERDPRGIALRIMAGVQVNTAYFAVPVFIMLFGNAAPIFPVLLFQVCVLSLVVISIMELGRPDRTGGPGRRLTTAVTASLTTPVVIACNAGIALNLLPVELPGVVLDGFAFVGDSASPVALFALGLHLGGTGLQVRGTTAEEIRLIAFKCVAFPLLAFAVCRYLFDVRDEWLHYLVLIAAMPAPQNLFIFAQRYDVDVDLSAALVVKSSVVALLLLPLWMQWVAHAS; encoded by the coding sequence ATGGGAGCGGTAGAGGCTCTGGAGAAACTGGCGCCGGTGGTGCTGGCCTTCGGATGCGGGGTCCTCCTCGCGAGGAGGAAGGTGGTGCCGGCCGAGAGCTCCAAGGTCTTCGCCGACTACGCCTTCCTCTTCGCCGTGCCGTGCTTCCTGTTCGGCAACATCTACCGCAGCGACCTGGCGGCCCTGTTCGACTGGAGGGCCATCGCGGGCTACGCGGCCGCGGCGGTCCTCGCGGTCGTGGCGGTGGGCGCGCTGGCGCGGGCCTTCGGGGAGCGCGACCCCCGGGGCATCGCGCTGCGCATCATGGCGGGGGTCCAGGTGAACACGGCCTACTTCGCCGTGCCGGTGTTCATCATGCTGTTCGGGAACGCGGCCCCGATCTTCCCGGTGCTGCTCTTCCAGGTCTGCGTCCTGTCGCTCGTCGTCATCTCCATCATGGAACTGGGCCGACCGGACCGGACCGGCGGGCCGGGCAGGCGGCTCACGACGGCCGTCACCGCCTCCCTGACGACGCCGGTCGTGATCGCCTGCAACGCCGGCATCGCGCTCAACCTGCTGCCCGTGGAACTGCCCGGAGTGGTCCTCGACGGCTTCGCGTTCGTGGGCGACAGCGCCTCACCGGTGGCGCTGTTCGCCCTCGGCCTGCACCTGGGCGGCACGGGCCTGCAGGTGCGCGGCACCACCGCGGAGGAGATCCGGCTCATCGCCTTCAAGTGCGTGGCCTTCCCCCTGCTCGCCTTCGCGGTGTGCCGCTACCTCTTCGACGTCCGGGACGAGTGGCTCCACTACCTCGTCCTGATCGCCGCGATGCCCGCGCCGCAGAACCTGTTCATCTTCGCCCAGCGCTACGACGTCGACGTCGATCTGTCCGCCGCCCTCGTCGTCAAAAGCTCGGTGGTCGCGCTGCTGCTGCTCCCGCTGTGGATGCAGTGGGTGGCGCACGCGAGCTGA
- a CDS encoding aminotransferase class IV — MTPFDQRTGSIWYDGRLVEWADAKLHVLSHGLHYASSIFEGVRVYGGRPFMLAEHVARLRTSARILDFDLEYDDGTLHAATLEVVAEAGITEGYIRMNAWRGSEIIQTAALKTSVHTSVAAWELPEGYYAAADALDTGISLVTGRYRRPGPEYAPVKSKAAGNYMIGTVSKNEALRAGFDDALLLDDGGNYVEATGAHLFFTKDGALHTPTTRCTIDGITRACVLAIAEREGIACTVGDLPPAFAGEADGAFVCGTACEILPVSRIDGYRYDPGGNGVIRKLITGYREMIEGRSDVTVPNVWARR, encoded by the coding sequence GTGACACCCTTCGACCAGCGCACCGGCAGCATCTGGTACGACGGCCGCCTCGTGGAGTGGGCCGACGCGAAGCTGCACGTGCTCAGCCACGGCCTCCACTACGCGTCCAGCATCTTCGAGGGCGTCCGCGTCTACGGCGGCAGGCCCTTCATGCTGGCCGAGCACGTCGCGCGGCTGCGCACCTCGGCGCGCATCCTCGACTTCGACCTCGAGTACGACGACGGGACGCTGCACGCGGCGACCCTGGAGGTGGTGGCCGAGGCCGGCATCACCGAGGGCTACATCCGCATGAACGCCTGGCGCGGCTCCGAGATCATCCAGACCGCGGCGCTGAAGACGTCCGTGCACACCTCGGTGGCCGCCTGGGAGCTTCCGGAGGGCTACTACGCGGCGGCCGACGCGCTCGACACGGGCATCTCCCTGGTCACCGGGCGCTACCGCCGCCCGGGCCCGGAGTACGCGCCGGTCAAGAGCAAGGCGGCCGGCAACTACATGATCGGCACCGTCAGCAAGAACGAGGCGCTGCGGGCCGGCTTCGACGACGCCCTGCTGCTCGACGACGGCGGCAACTACGTCGAGGCCACCGGCGCGCACCTGTTCTTCACCAAGGACGGCGCGCTCCACACCCCGACGACCCGCTGCACCATCGACGGCATCACGCGGGCCTGCGTACTGGCGATCGCCGAACGCGAGGGCATCGCGTGCACCGTCGGGGACCTGCCGCCCGCGTTCGCCGGCGAGGCGGACGGCGCGTTCGTCTGCGGCACCGCCTGCGAGATCCTCCCCGTCTCCCGGATCGACGGGTACCGCTACGACCCGGGCGGGAACGGCGTCATCCGGAAGTTGATCACCGGATACCGGGAGATGATCGAGGGCCGCAGTGACGTGACCGTGCCGAACGTGTGGGCGCGGCGGTAA